From the genome of Azospirillum brasilense, one region includes:
- the lon gene encoding endopeptidase La: protein MFEIPRGALYPVLPLRDIVVFPHMIVPLFVGREKSVRALEDVMKDDKQILLVTQKNAAQDDPTPADIYSVGTVGTVLQLLKLPDGTVKVLVEGGQRASITKFAENEDFFQAHADLVEEKVGESQELEALGRAVVSQFEQYIKLNKKIPPEVLVSINQIEEPGKLADTVASHLALKIPEKQQLLECATVSERLERVYAFMEGEIGVLQVEKRIRNRVKRQMEKTQREYYLNEQLKAIQKELGETEDGRDESAELEEKINKTRFSKEARDKALAELKKLRSMSPMSAEATVVRNYLDWMLSIPWKKRTKVKKDLKLAQKILDADHYGLEKVKERILEYLAVQNRMNKVKGPILCLVGPPGVGKTSLGKSIAKSTGRNFVRMSLGGVRDEAEVRGHRRTYIGSMPGKVIQGMKKAKSSNPLFLLDEIDKLGADWRGDPSSALLEVLDPEQNGTFNDHYLEVDYDLSDVMFVCTANTMRMPQPLLDRMEIIRVAGYTEDEKVEISKRHLIEKQVEANGLKKGEFAISDDALRDLIRYYTREAGVRSLEREIANLCRKAVKEILMKGSAGAKVSVTRRNLDKYAGVRRFHFGEAELEDLVGVTTGLAWTEVGGELLSIEAVSLPGKGRVTTTGKLGDVMKESVQAAESYVKSRATAFGIKPTLFEKRDIHVHVPEGATPKDGPSAGVAMITSIVSVLTGIAVRKDVAMTGEITLRGRVLPIGGLKEKLLAALRGGLKHVLIPKDNEKDLAEIPDNVKRGLEIIPVSTVDDVLKNALVRELEPIEWKEPEAVEPAVAKPQPDGGGEVLRH, encoded by the coding sequence ATGTTCGAAATCCCTCGTGGTGCCCTCTATCCGGTCCTGCCGCTCCGCGACATCGTGGTTTTCCCCCACATGATCGTGCCTCTTTTCGTCGGCCGTGAGAAATCCGTGCGCGCCCTGGAAGACGTGATGAAGGACGACAAACAGATCCTTCTCGTCACCCAGAAGAATGCCGCGCAGGACGATCCGACGCCGGCCGATATCTACAGCGTCGGCACCGTTGGGACCGTGTTGCAGCTGCTGAAGCTGCCCGACGGAACGGTGAAGGTGCTCGTGGAGGGCGGCCAGCGCGCGTCCATCACCAAGTTCGCCGAGAACGAGGATTTCTTCCAGGCCCACGCCGACCTCGTCGAGGAGAAGGTCGGGGAAAGTCAGGAGCTTGAGGCGCTGGGACGCGCGGTCGTCTCGCAATTCGAGCAGTACATCAAGCTGAACAAGAAGATCCCGCCGGAGGTTCTGGTTTCGATCAACCAGATCGAGGAGCCGGGGAAGCTGGCGGACACCGTCGCCTCCCATCTCGCGCTGAAGATTCCGGAGAAGCAGCAGCTTTTGGAATGCGCCACGGTGTCTGAGCGGCTGGAGCGGGTCTACGCCTTCATGGAAGGTGAGATTGGCGTCCTGCAGGTCGAAAAGCGCATCCGCAACCGCGTCAAGCGGCAGATGGAGAAGACTCAGCGCGAGTACTATCTCAACGAACAGCTCAAGGCGATCCAGAAGGAACTCGGCGAGACCGAGGACGGCCGCGACGAGTCGGCCGAGCTCGAAGAGAAGATCAACAAGACCCGCTTCTCCAAGGAAGCCCGCGACAAGGCCCTGGCCGAGCTGAAGAAGCTGCGCTCCATGAGCCCGATGTCGGCCGAGGCGACGGTGGTGCGCAACTACCTGGACTGGATGCTCTCCATTCCCTGGAAGAAGCGCACCAAGGTGAAGAAGGACCTGAAGCTCGCGCAGAAGATCCTCGACGCCGACCATTACGGCCTGGAGAAGGTCAAGGAACGCATTCTCGAATATCTCGCGGTCCAGAACCGCATGAACAAGGTGAAGGGGCCGATCCTTTGCCTCGTCGGCCCCCCCGGCGTCGGCAAGACCTCGCTCGGCAAGTCGATCGCCAAGTCCACGGGGCGCAACTTCGTGCGTATGTCGCTCGGCGGCGTGCGGGACGAGGCCGAGGTCCGCGGTCACAGGCGCACCTACATCGGCTCGATGCCCGGCAAGGTCATCCAGGGCATGAAGAAGGCAAAGTCGTCAAACCCGCTGTTCCTGCTGGACGAGATCGACAAGCTCGGTGCCGATTGGCGCGGCGATCCGTCGTCGGCCCTGCTGGAGGTCCTCGATCCCGAGCAGAACGGCACCTTCAACGACCATTACCTTGAGGTCGACTACGACCTCTCGGACGTGATGTTCGTCTGCACGGCCAACACGATGCGCATGCCGCAGCCGCTGCTGGACCGTATGGAGATCATCCGCGTTGCCGGCTACACTGAGGACGAAAAGGTCGAGATTTCTAAGCGCCACCTGATCGAGAAGCAGGTGGAGGCCAACGGTCTGAAGAAGGGCGAGTTTGCCATCTCCGACGACGCGCTGCGCGACCTGATCCGCTATTACACGCGGGAGGCCGGTGTCCGCAGCCTGGAGCGCGAGATCGCCAACCTCTGCCGCAAGGCCGTGAAGGAGATCCTGATGAAGGGCTCCGCCGGCGCCAAGGTCTCGGTCACCCGCCGGAACCTGGACAAGTACGCCGGCGTTCGCCGCTTCCACTTCGGTGAGGCGGAGCTTGAGGATCTGGTGGGCGTCACCACCGGCCTGGCCTGGACGGAAGTCGGCGGCGAGCTGCTGTCGATCGAGGCGGTCAGCCTTCCCGGCAAGGGGCGGGTGACCACCACCGGTAAGCTCGGCGACGTCATGAAGGAGTCGGTCCAAGCGGCGGAGAGCTACGTCAAGTCGCGGGCCACCGCCTTCGGCATCAAGCCGACGCTCTTCGAGAAGCGGGACATCCATGTCCACGTGCCCGAAGGCGCCACCCCGAAGGACGGTCCGTCGGCGGGTGTGGCGATGATCACCTCAATCGTCTCGGTCCTGACCGGCATCGCGGTCCGCAAGGACGTGGCGATGACCGGCGAGATCACCCTGCGCGGCCGGGTGCTGCCCATCGGCGGCCTGAAGGAAAAGCTGCTGGCCGCTCTGCGCGGCGGCCTCAAGCATGTGCTGATCCCGAAGGACAACGAGAAGGATCTCGCCGAAATTCCGGACAACGTGAAGCGCGGCCTGGAAATCATCCCGGTCAGCACGGTCGACGATGTCCTGAAGAACGCCCTGGTTCGGGAACTCGAGCCCATCGAGTGGAAGGAACCGGAGGCGGTCGAACCGGCGGTCGCCAAGCCGCAGCCCGACGGCGGCGGCGAGGTGCTGCGTCATTGA
- a CDS encoding NADH-quinone oxidoreductase subunit D — MNFGPQHPAAHGVLRLVMELNGEVVERCDPHIGLLHRGTEKLIEYKTYLQAVPYFDRLDYVSPMCMEHAYVLGIENLLQIKAPLRAQYIRVLFSEITRILNHILSITTGALDVGAITPALWGFEEREILMEFYERVCGARLHANYFRPGGVAWDLPAGLTDDIWEFTERFPKFVDDIDNLLTNNRIFKQRTVDIGVVTKEEAFNWGFTGPMLRGSGVAWDLRKSQPYEVYDRMDFDVPVGLTGDCWARYLVRMEEMRQSNRMIRQCLKELPEGPVRAEERKVSPPPRGEMKRSMEALIHHFKLFTEGFHVPAGETYTAIEAPKGEFGVYLVSDGTNKPYRCKIRAPGFAHLQGLDFMSKGHMLADAVANIASMDIVFGEIDR; from the coding sequence ATGAACTTCGGGCCGCAGCACCCTGCGGCCCACGGCGTGTTGCGTCTGGTGATGGAGCTGAACGGCGAGGTCGTCGAACGTTGCGACCCGCACATCGGCCTGCTGCACCGCGGCACCGAGAAGCTGATCGAGTACAAGACCTACCTGCAGGCCGTTCCGTATTTCGATCGCCTCGATTACGTCAGCCCGATGTGCATGGAGCACGCCTATGTGCTCGGCATCGAGAACCTTCTGCAGATCAAGGCGCCGCTGCGCGCCCAGTACATCCGCGTTCTCTTCTCCGAGATCACGCGCATCCTGAACCACATCCTGTCGATCACCACCGGCGCGCTCGACGTCGGCGCGATCACTCCGGCGCTGTGGGGCTTCGAGGAACGCGAGATCCTCATGGAGTTCTACGAGCGTGTGTGCGGTGCGCGCCTGCATGCCAACTACTTCCGCCCCGGCGGCGTCGCCTGGGATCTGCCGGCCGGCCTGACCGACGACATCTGGGAGTTCACGGAGCGGTTCCCGAAGTTTGTTGACGACATTGACAATCTGCTGACGAACAATCGCATTTTCAAGCAGCGGACCGTCGACATCGGCGTCGTCACCAAGGAAGAAGCGTTCAACTGGGGCTTCACCGGCCCGATGCTGCGCGGTTCGGGCGTGGCCTGGGACCTGCGCAAGTCGCAGCCCTACGAAGTCTACGACCGCATGGACTTCGACGTGCCGGTCGGCCTGACCGGCGACTGCTGGGCGCGTTACCTCGTCCGCATGGAGGAGATGCGCCAATCCAACCGCATGATCCGCCAGTGCCTGAAGGAGCTTCCCGAAGGCCCGGTGCGCGCGGAGGAGCGCAAGGTCTCCCCGCCGCCGCGCGGCGAGATGAAGCGGTCGATGGAAGCGCTGATCCATCACTTCAAGCTCTTCACCGAGGGCTTCCACGTCCCGGCGGGCGAAACCTACACCGCCATCGAGGCGCCGAAGGGCGAGTTCGGCGTGTATCTGGTCTCGGACGGCACGAACAAGCCGTACCGCTGCAAGATCCGCGCGCCGGGCTTCGCCCACCTGCAGGGCCTCGACTTCATGTCGAAGGGCCACATGCTGGCCGACGCGGTGGCCAACATCGCGTCCATGGACATCGTGTTCGGAGAAATTGACCGATGA
- the nuoH gene encoding NADH-quinone oxidoreductase subunit NuoH: MAEFWSGFLLPLIIIVLKILAIVVPLLVAVAFMTYAERKIMGAMQLRQGPNIVGPFGLLQPFADGLKLFAKEQILPVGANRFVFYLAPMLTFFLALVAWAVIPFDYGMVLADINVGILYLFAISSLGVYGIVMAGWASNSRYAFLGALRSAAQMVSYEVSMGLVIISVLLCVGSLNLTKIVEAQETIWFAIPLLPMFVIFFISALAETNRSPFDLPEGESELVAGFMVEYSSAPFALFFLGEYANMILMSAMTSILFLGGWLPPLPFAPFTWIPGPIWFALKIAFCLFVYVWVRATMPRYRYDQLMRLGWKVFLPFSLLWVVLTAGVLVTFGWLPK; the protein is encoded by the coding sequence ATGGCTGAGTTCTGGAGCGGCTTCCTTCTGCCGCTGATCATCATCGTCCTCAAGATCCTGGCGATCGTCGTGCCGCTCCTGGTGGCCGTGGCCTTCATGACCTACGCCGAACGTAAGATCATGGGCGCCATGCAGCTCCGCCAGGGTCCGAACATCGTCGGCCCGTTCGGGCTTCTGCAGCCTTTCGCGGACGGCCTGAAGCTGTTCGCGAAGGAGCAGATCCTGCCGGTCGGCGCGAACCGCTTCGTGTTCTACCTGGCGCCGATGCTGACCTTCTTCCTGGCGCTGGTCGCCTGGGCGGTCATTCCCTTCGACTACGGCATGGTGCTGGCCGACATCAACGTCGGCATCCTGTACCTGTTCGCGATCTCGTCGCTGGGCGTGTACGGCATCGTGATGGCCGGATGGGCGTCGAACTCGCGCTACGCCTTCCTCGGCGCGCTGCGCTCGGCGGCGCAGATGGTGTCCTACGAGGTCTCGATGGGCCTCGTCATCATCTCCGTCCTGCTCTGCGTCGGGTCGCTGAACCTGACGAAGATCGTGGAGGCGCAGGAGACGATCTGGTTCGCCATCCCGCTGCTGCCGATGTTCGTCATCTTCTTCATCTCGGCGCTGGCGGAAACCAACCGGTCCCCCTTCGACCTGCCGGAAGGCGAGTCGGAGCTGGTCGCCGGCTTCATGGTGGAATACAGCTCAGCTCCCTTCGCGCTCTTCTTCCTTGGCGAATACGCCAACATGATCCTGATGAGCGCGATGACCAGCATCCTGTTCCTGGGAGGCTGGCTGCCGCCGCTGCCGTTCGCGCCCTTCACCTGGATCCCCGGCCCGATCTGGTTCGCCCTGAAGATCGCCTTCTGCCTGTTCGTCTATGTGTGGGTCCGCGCGACCATGCCGCGCTACCGCTACGACCAGCTGATGCGTCTGGGGTGGAAGGTGTTCCTGCCGTTCTCGCTGCTGTGGGTCGTGCTGACGGCCGGCGTGCTGGTGACGTTCGGCTGGCTGCCGAAGTGA
- the nuoE gene encoding NADH-quinone oxidoreductase subunit NuoE — MSAPAHDPAKEPASFAFTPENLERAKAIIAKYPAGKQASACMPLLDLAQRQSDGWLPRVAMDAVADLLGMPRIRVYEVATFYTMYNKTPVGKHVIQVCTTTPCWLRGSDDIVHTCERKLGIGVGETTADGQFTLREVECSGACVNAPVVQIGDDYYEDVSPEHMEKIIDALKGGEIPKHGSQIGRQSSEPVGGPTTLKAFTTTAD, encoded by the coding sequence ATGAGCGCCCCGGCTCACGACCCGGCCAAGGAGCCGGCCTCCTTCGCCTTCACTCCGGAAAATCTGGAACGGGCGAAGGCCATCATCGCGAAGTACCCGGCAGGCAAGCAGGCCAGCGCCTGCATGCCGCTGCTCGATCTGGCCCAGCGCCAGAGCGACGGCTGGCTGCCGCGCGTCGCCATGGATGCCGTCGCCGACCTGCTCGGCATGCCGCGCATCCGCGTGTACGAGGTCGCGACCTTCTACACGATGTACAACAAGACCCCGGTCGGTAAGCACGTCATCCAGGTCTGCACGACCACGCCGTGCTGGCTGCGCGGGTCGGACGACATCGTGCACACCTGCGAGCGCAAGCTGGGTATCGGTGTCGGCGAGACCACGGCGGACGGCCAGTTCACGCTGCGCGAGGTCGAGTGCTCGGGCGCCTGCGTCAACGCGCCGGTGGTCCAGATCGGCGACGACTACTATGAAGACGTCAGCCCGGAACACATGGAAAAGATCATCGACGCTCTCAAGGGCGGCGAGATCCCCAAGCACGGCTCGCAGATCGGCCGGCAGTCCTCCGAACCGGTGGGCGGCCCGACGACTCTGAAGGCCTTCACCACCACGGCCGATTGA
- the nuoF gene encoding NADH-quinone oxidoreductase subunit NuoF — MLRDEDRIFTNLYGYQSFGLDAARKRGDWDNTKALIAQGKEWIIEQVKESGLRGRGGAGFSTGMKWSFMPKNVTDKPVYLVINADEGEPGTCKDRDILRHDPHKLIEGCLIAGFAIGASACYIYIRGEFYNEGSNVQRAIDEAYEAGLIGKNACGTGYDYDIYIHRGAGAYICGEETALIESIEGKKGQPRNKPPFPAQAGLYSCPTTVNNVESIAVVPTILRRGAAWFAGLGRPKNTGTKLFCISGHVNKPCNVEEEMGIPLKELIEKHAGGVRGGWDNLLAIIPGGSSVPLLPKSICDTVLMDFDSLRDVRSGLGTAAVIVMDKSTDVVKAIARLSQFYAHESCGQCTPCREGTGWMNRIMQRMVTGNARVEEIDMLLEVTKQIEGHTICALGDAAAWPIQGLFRHFRPEVERRILDYRNAAKSLAAE; from the coding sequence ATGCTTCGCGACGAGGACCGCATTTTCACCAACCTGTACGGCTACCAGAGCTTCGGCCTGGACGCCGCCCGGAAGCGTGGTGATTGGGACAACACCAAGGCCCTGATCGCCCAGGGCAAGGAATGGATCATCGAGCAGGTCAAGGAGTCCGGCCTGCGCGGGCGGGGCGGCGCCGGTTTCTCGACGGGCATGAAGTGGTCCTTCATGCCGAAGAACGTCACGGACAAGCCGGTCTACCTCGTCATCAACGCCGACGAAGGCGAGCCGGGAACCTGCAAGGACCGCGACATCCTGCGCCACGATCCGCACAAGCTGATCGAGGGCTGCCTGATCGCCGGTTTCGCCATCGGCGCGTCGGCCTGCTACATCTACATCCGCGGCGAGTTCTACAACGAGGGCTCCAACGTCCAGCGCGCCATCGACGAGGCGTACGAGGCGGGGCTCATCGGCAAGAACGCCTGCGGCACCGGCTACGATTACGACATCTACATCCACCGCGGTGCGGGCGCGTACATCTGCGGCGAGGAAACCGCGCTCATCGAGTCCATCGAGGGCAAGAAAGGCCAGCCGCGCAACAAGCCGCCGTTCCCCGCCCAGGCCGGTCTCTATTCCTGCCCGACCACGGTGAACAACGTCGAATCCATCGCGGTGGTTCCGACCATCCTGCGCCGCGGCGCCGCGTGGTTCGCCGGTCTCGGCCGTCCGAAGAACACCGGCACCAAGCTCTTCTGCATCTCCGGGCACGTCAACAAGCCGTGCAACGTGGAAGAGGAGATGGGCATCCCGCTGAAGGAGCTGATCGAGAAGCACGCCGGCGGCGTGCGCGGCGGGTGGGACAACCTGCTGGCGATCATCCCCGGCGGGTCGTCGGTGCCGCTGCTGCCGAAGTCGATCTGCGACACGGTCCTGATGGACTTCGACAGCTTGCGCGACGTGCGGTCCGGCCTGGGCACCGCGGCGGTGATCGTGATGGACAAGTCCACCGACGTGGTGAAGGCCATCGCCCGCCTGTCCCAGTTCTACGCCCATGAGAGCTGCGGCCAGTGCACGCCGTGCCGCGAGGGCACCGGCTGGATGAACCGCATCATGCAGCGCATGGTGACCGGCAACGCGCGCGTCGAGGAAATCGACATGCTGCTGGAGGTCACCAAGCAGATCGAGGGGCACACCATCTGCGCGCTCGGCGATGCCGCGGCCTGGCCGATCCAGGGCCTGTTCCGGCATTTCCGGCCGGAGGTCGAGCGCCGCATCCTCGACTACCGCAACGCCGCCAAGTCCTTGGCGGCCGAGTAA
- a CDS encoding NuoB/complex I 20 kDa subunit family protein — translation MGVEAAKLAPIPPGPEQDAYLRAVTEEIQEKGFITAKYEDVLAWARTGSLWPMTFGLACCAVEMIHAYMSRYDLDRFGVIPRPSPRQSDCMIVAGTLTNKMAPALRKVYDQMPEPRWVISMGSCANGGGYYHYSYSVVRGCDRIVPVDIYVPGCPPTAEALVYGILQLQKKIRRGNRIAR, via the coding sequence ATGGGAGTAGAGGCTGCCAAGCTGGCGCCGATTCCGCCCGGACCGGAACAGGACGCCTATCTCCGCGCGGTCACCGAGGAGATCCAGGAAAAGGGCTTCATCACGGCGAAGTACGAGGACGTGCTCGCCTGGGCCCGCACCGGTTCCCTGTGGCCGATGACCTTCGGTCTGGCCTGCTGCGCGGTGGAGATGATCCACGCCTACATGAGCCGGTACGACCTGGACCGTTTCGGCGTCATTCCGCGCCCCAGCCCGCGCCAGTCCGACTGCATGATTGTGGCCGGCACGCTGACCAACAAGATGGCCCCCGCGCTGCGCAAGGTCTATGACCAGATGCCGGAACCGCGCTGGGTGATCTCGATGGGCTCCTGCGCCAACGGCGGCGGCTACTATCACTACTCCTACTCGGTGGTGCGCGGCTGCGACCGGATCGTTCCGGTCGATATTTACGTGCCGGGCTGTCCTCCGACCGCGGAAGCGCTGGTCTACGGCATTCTGCAACTCCAGAAGAAGATCCGGCGCGGCAACCGCATCGCTCGCTGA
- the nuoG gene encoding NADH-quinone oxidoreductase subunit NuoG has protein sequence MPKLTIDGIEIEVEPGTSILQACEQLGIEIPRFCYHERLSVPANCRMCLVEMERAPKPVAACAMPCGDGMVVKTNTDLVHKARKGVMEFLLINHPLDCPICDQGGECDLQDQAMAYGFDRGRYGENKRAVQDKYMGPLIRTEMTRCIHCTRCIRFVNEIAGVPDLGAVNRGEHMEITTFVEKAIGSELSGNLADVCPVGALLSKPYAFTARPWELRKTETVDVLDAVGSNIRVDTRGPEVMRVLPRVNEDVNEEWIADKTRFAYDGLKRQRLDRPYVRKDGKLQPATWAEAFQAIAAKVKGVPGNRIAAIAGDLADTESMLALKELMAGLGSANIDCRQDGALFDTSARAGYLFNSGIAGIERADVILLVGTNPRWEATIVNARIRKRYLMGGLKVAVIGEARELTYPYSHLGTGTDALQQLVDGTHAFADVLRGAKNPMVILGAGAFRRKDGAAVQAAVRKLAETFNVVQDGWNGFNVLHTAASRVGGLDIGFLPGEGGRGTAGIVEGAGKGEIDVVYLLGADEIDTAALGKAFVVYQGHHGDKGAHRADVILPGAAYTEKNAIYVNTEGRPQQARLATFPPGEAREDWKILRALSEQLGHKLPYDSLTQIRRRLAEVNPVFAAVGTVTPAAWAPFGAEGALDAAPLQSPVANYYMTDPISRASVTMARCAETFVKPAESAQERTGTHG, from the coding sequence ATGCCGAAACTCACCATCGACGGGATCGAGATCGAAGTCGAGCCGGGCACCTCGATCCTGCAGGCCTGCGAACAGCTGGGCATCGAGATCCCGCGCTTCTGCTACCACGAGCGTCTGAGCGTGCCGGCGAACTGCCGCATGTGCCTCGTGGAGATGGAGCGTGCGCCGAAGCCGGTGGCCGCCTGCGCCATGCCCTGCGGCGACGGGATGGTCGTCAAGACCAATACCGACCTCGTGCACAAGGCCCGCAAGGGCGTCATGGAATTCCTGCTGATCAACCACCCGCTGGACTGTCCGATCTGCGACCAGGGCGGCGAGTGCGATCTCCAGGACCAGGCGATGGCCTATGGCTTCGACCGTGGCCGCTACGGCGAGAACAAGCGCGCCGTCCAGGACAAGTACATGGGGCCGCTGATCCGGACCGAGATGACGCGCTGCATCCACTGCACGCGCTGCATCCGGTTCGTGAACGAGATCGCCGGCGTGCCGGACCTCGGCGCGGTGAACCGCGGCGAGCACATGGAGATCACCACCTTCGTCGAGAAGGCCATCGGGTCGGAGTTGTCGGGCAACCTCGCCGACGTCTGTCCGGTGGGCGCCCTGCTGTCCAAGCCCTACGCCTTCACGGCCCGTCCGTGGGAGCTGCGCAAGACCGAGACGGTCGATGTGCTGGACGCGGTCGGCTCGAACATCCGCGTCGACACCCGCGGCCCCGAGGTGATGCGCGTCCTGCCGCGCGTCAACGAGGACGTCAACGAGGAGTGGATCGCCGACAAGACCCGCTTCGCCTATGACGGGCTGAAGCGCCAGCGTCTCGACCGCCCCTACGTCCGCAAGGACGGCAAGCTCCAGCCGGCGACCTGGGCGGAGGCTTTCCAGGCCATCGCCGCCAAGGTCAAGGGTGTTCCGGGCAACCGCATCGCCGCCATCGCGGGCGATCTGGCCGACACGGAGTCCATGCTGGCGCTCAAGGAGCTGATGGCCGGCCTCGGCTCTGCCAACATCGATTGCCGCCAGGACGGCGCCCTGTTCGACACGTCGGCCCGCGCGGGCTACCTGTTCAACAGCGGCATCGCCGGGATCGAGCGGGCGGATGTCATCCTGCTCGTCGGCACCAATCCGCGTTGGGAAGCCACCATCGTCAACGCCCGCATCCGCAAGCGCTACCTGATGGGTGGCCTGAAGGTCGCGGTGATCGGCGAGGCCCGCGAGCTGACCTACCCGTACAGCCATCTCGGCACGGGCACCGATGCCCTGCAGCAGCTCGTCGACGGTACGCACGCCTTCGCCGACGTGCTGCGCGGCGCCAAGAACCCGATGGTCATCCTCGGCGCCGGCGCCTTCCGCCGCAAGGACGGCGCCGCCGTCCAGGCCGCGGTGCGCAAGCTGGCCGAGACCTTCAACGTGGTTCAGGACGGCTGGAACGGCTTCAACGTGCTGCACACGGCGGCGTCGCGCGTCGGCGGCCTCGACATCGGCTTCCTGCCGGGCGAGGGCGGTCGCGGCACCGCCGGCATCGTCGAGGGGGCAGGGAAGGGCGAGATCGACGTGGTGTACCTGCTGGGCGCCGACGAGATCGACACCGCCGCTCTCGGCAAGGCCTTCGTGGTCTACCAGGGTCACCACGGCGACAAGGGCGCCCACCGCGCCGACGTCATCCTGCCGGGTGCCGCCTACACCGAGAAGAACGCCATCTACGTCAACACCGAAGGCCGTCCGCAGCAGGCGCGTCTCGCCACCTTCCCGCCCGGCGAGGCGCGGGAGGACTGGAAGATCCTGCGTGCCCTGTCGGAACAGCTCGGCCACAAGCTGCCCTACGACAGCCTGACGCAGATCCGTCGCCGTCTGGCAGAGGTCAACCCGGTCTTCGCGGCGGTCGGCACCGTCACGCCAGCCGCCTGGGCGCCGTTCGGCGCGGAGGGCGCGCTCGACGCGGCCCCGCTCCAGTCGCCGGTCGCGAACTACTACATGACCGACCCGATCAGCCGCGCCTCGGTGACCATGGCTCGTTGCGCCGAGACGTTCGTGAAGCCCGCCGAGAGCGCTCAGGAGAGGACCGGTACCCATGGCTGA
- a CDS encoding HU family DNA-binding protein, which produces MNKNDLVAHVADAVGLSKTDATKAVDAVFDGIADSLKNGEEVRLVGFGTFAVSERAAGEGRNPRTGEKIAIPASKQPKFKPGKTLKDGLK; this is translated from the coding sequence GTGAACAAGAATGATCTGGTGGCGCACGTCGCCGATGCCGTGGGTTTGTCCAAAACCGACGCGACCAAGGCGGTCGACGCTGTTTTCGACGGCATCGCCGACTCGCTCAAGAATGGGGAGGAGGTTCGACTGGTCGGTTTCGGCACCTTCGCGGTTTCCGAACGCGCGGCCGGCGAGGGCCGCAATCCGCGCACAGGCGAGAAGATTGCCATTCCCGCGTCGAAACAGCCGAAGTTCAAGCCTGGTAAGACCTTGAAGGACGGGTTGAAGTGA
- a CDS encoding NADH-quinone oxidoreductase subunit C, with translation MSEQALKELGDHIAATLGDDVLKVELKLGELMVTVRRPSLIKSLTFLRDDPTCSFEQLLDVTAVDWPEREERFEVVYILLSYKHNRRLRVKVTTDEDTPVASAVPVYNAAGWFERETWDMFGIFFADHPDLRRILTDYGFEGHPLRKDFPMTGYVECRYDEDQKRVVYEPVRLTQDFRSFDFLSPWEGMTNVMLPGDEKAQAPDTGSKP, from the coding sequence ATGTCCGAACAGGCGTTGAAGGAACTTGGGGACCATATCGCCGCGACGCTCGGCGATGACGTCCTGAAGGTCGAGCTGAAGCTTGGCGAGCTGATGGTGACCGTCCGCCGGCCCTCGCTCATCAAGTCGCTCACCTTCCTGCGTGACGATCCGACCTGCTCGTTCGAGCAGCTGCTCGACGTCACCGCTGTGGATTGGCCGGAGCGGGAGGAACGCTTCGAAGTCGTCTACATCCTTTTGAGCTACAAGCACAATCGGCGCCTCCGCGTGAAGGTCACCACCGACGAGGACACCCCGGTGGCCTCCGCCGTGCCGGTGTACAACGCGGCCGGCTGGTTCGAGCGTGAAACCTGGGACATGTTCGGGATCTTCTTCGCCGACCATCCGGACCTGCGCCGCATCCTGACCGATTACGGTTTCGAAGGTCACCCGTTGCGCAAAGACTTCCCGATGACGGGCTATGTCGAGTGCCGCTACGACGAGGACCAGAAACGCGTCGTCTACGAACCCGTCCGCCTGACGCAGGATTTCCGCAGCTTCGACTTCCTGTCGCCCTGGGAAGGCATGACGAACGTGATGCTGCCCGGCGACGAGAAGGCCCAGGCCCCTGACACCGGGAGCAAGCCGTGA
- a CDS encoding NADH-quinone oxidoreductase subunit A, protein MTNPLIIEYLPILVFLLIGIALAVVMVGASYVISPKNPDSEKLSPYECGFEPFEDARTKFDVRFYLVSILFIIFDLEVAFLFPWAVALGDIGLFGFWSMIVFLGILTIGFIYEWKKGALEWE, encoded by the coding sequence GTGACCAACCCGCTGATCATTGAGTACCTTCCGATCCTGGTGTTCCTGCTGATCGGTATCGCGCTGGCCGTGGTGATGGTTGGCGCGTCTTACGTCATCAGCCCGAAGAATCCGGATTCGGAGAAGCTCTCCCCCTACGAGTGCGGCTTCGAGCCGTTCGAGGATGCCCGCACGAAGTTCGACGTGCGGTTTTACCTGGTCTCCATCCTGTTCATCATCTTCGACCTCGAGGTCGCCTTCCTGTTCCCGTGGGCCGTCGCTCTCGGGGACATCGGGCTCTTCGGTTTCTGGTCGATGATCGTGTTCCTTGGGATTCTGACCATCGGCTTCATCTATGAGTGGAAGAAAGGAGCTCTGGAATGGGAGTAG